The following coding sequences lie in one Flavobacterium sediminis genomic window:
- a CDS encoding LemA family protein, whose translation MKKFAPVLIIVGLLALGFFWYVGIKNGAIRENQAVSKEWGNVETAYQRRSDLIGNLVKTVQGAADFEKSTLEAVINARAKATSMTIDPSNITPEQLQQFQQAQGGLNSALSRLLVTVERYPDLKANQNFLKLQDELASTENQILTARTRFNEAVQSYNNYILKIPNNWFLAEYKEKPYFEAEKGAEKAPDVNFNFGNQSEEAK comes from the coding sequence ATGAAAAAATTTGCACCTGTATTAATAATTGTCGGATTACTAGCTTTAGGATTCTTTTGGTATGTAGGCATTAAAAACGGAGCCATCAGAGAAAACCAGGCTGTATCTAAAGAATGGGGAAATGTAGAAACTGCTTATCAAAGACGTAGTGATCTTATCGGTAATTTAGTAAAAACCGTTCAAGGGGCTGCTGATTTTGAAAAATCTACCTTAGAGGCAGTAATCAATGCCAGAGCTAAAGCAACTTCTATGACCATTGACCCTTCTAACATTACACCGGAACAACTACAACAATTCCAACAAGCACAGGGAGGATTGAACAGTGCATTATCAAGATTATTAGTTACTGTTGAACGTTATCCTGATTTAAAAGCGAACCAGAATTTCTTAAAATTACAAGACGAACTGGCCAGCACTGAGAACCAGATCTTAACGGCTCGCACCCGTTTCAACGAAGCCGTTCAGTCCTACAACAACTATATCTTAAAGATCCCTAACAACTGGTTCTTAGCAGAATACAAAGAAAAACCGTATTTTGAAGCAGAAAAAGGAGCAGAAAAAGCTCCGGATGTTAACTTCAATTTCGGCAACCAATCTGAAGAAGCTAAATAA
- a CDS encoding MerR family transcriptional regulator: MQVNLPEKLYYSIGELATAFDVNTSLIRFWEKEFDILKPKKNAKGNRKFTPEDVKNLQLIYHLVKERGFTLEGAKIHLKENQKKTLDKFEIIRKLENIKSQLTELKNQL; the protein is encoded by the coding sequence ATGCAAGTAAACTTACCTGAAAAATTATATTACAGCATAGGCGAACTGGCGACAGCTTTTGACGTTAACACGTCTCTGATCCGTTTTTGGGAAAAAGAATTCGATATTCTGAAACCGAAAAAAAATGCAAAGGGTAACCGTAAATTCACTCCGGAAGACGTTAAAAACCTTCAATTGATCTACCACTTAGTCAAGGAACGAGGTTTTACACTGGAAGGCGCAAAAATACATCTGAAAGAAAACCAGAAAAAGACATTGGATAAATTTGAGATCATCAGAAAATTAGAAAATATTAAATCACAATTAACAGAACTTAAAAATCAACTTTAA
- a CDS encoding M23 family metallopeptidase, which produces MAKVKYYYDPENLAYKRIETKKRKKFGYILLFLLSSALFGFLCLVLLINTPYFETPKDKLLTNELENMKINYQLLNKKVDVMENALSAIEDRDNNVYRTYFNTSPITDEERKAGFGGVNRYKDLEGYNNSDLVINTTKKIDRLMKEMAIQSESLNEIVKLGKQKEKLLAAIPAIQPVKNEDLKRMASGYGYRSDPFTKVRKFHYGMDFTSPTGTPIYATGDGVVLKADNSLSGYGNHIEVNHGYGYVTLYAHLSKYNCKRGQKVKRGDIIGYVGSTGRSEAPHLHYEVIKNGKKVNPINFYYGSISAEEYVAISKLANQENQSLD; this is translated from the coding sequence ATGGCGAAAGTAAAATATTATTACGATCCTGAAAATTTGGCTTACAAACGAATTGAAACTAAGAAGCGTAAAAAATTTGGATACATTTTGCTTTTTTTACTTTCATCTGCTTTATTTGGTTTTTTATGTCTGGTTCTGCTCATCAACACGCCTTATTTTGAAACACCTAAGGATAAATTGTTGACAAATGAATTGGAAAATATGAAGATCAACTACCAACTTTTAAATAAGAAAGTGGATGTCATGGAAAATGCTTTAAGTGCCATTGAAGATCGCGATAATAATGTTTACAGAACATACTTCAACACTTCTCCGATAACTGATGAAGAGCGAAAAGCCGGTTTTGGCGGGGTTAACCGATACAAAGATCTGGAAGGATACAACAATTCTGATCTGGTAATTAATACTACCAAAAAGATCGACCGTTTAATGAAAGAAATGGCTATACAGTCTGAGTCACTGAACGAAATTGTGAAATTAGGAAAGCAAAAAGAAAAACTTCTGGCCGCTATACCTGCTATTCAACCTGTTAAAAATGAAGATTTGAAACGGATGGCATCCGGTTATGGTTATCGAAGTGACCCGTTTACCAAAGTTCGTAAATTCCATTACGGTATGGATTTTACTTCTCCAACAGGTACACCTATCTATGCTACCGGTGACGGTGTGGTATTAAAAGCGGATAATTCTTTGTCCGGTTACGGAAATCATATTGAAGTAAATCACGGATACGGCTATGTAACTCTTTATGCCCATTTAAGCAAATACAACTGTAAAAGAGGACAAAAAGTAAAAAGAGGCGACATCATAGGCTATGTAGGAAGTACCGGGCGAAGTGAAGCACCTCACTTACACTATGAAGTTATCAAAAACGGTAAGAAAGTAAATCCTATTAACTTTTACTACGGAAGTATTTCTGCTGAAGAATATGTGGCTATCTCAAAATTGGCTAATCAGGAAAATCAATCTTTAGACTAA
- the alaS gene encoding alanine--tRNA ligase, with protein sequence MKSRDIRKAFLNFFESKGHLIVPSAPIVLKDDPTLMFNNSGMAQFKEYFLGNGTPKSKRIADTQKCLRVSGKHNDLEDVGFDTYHHTMFEMLGNWSFGDYFKKEAIAWAWEFLTEVLKIDKDRLYVSVFEGNEAENVPFDQEAFDLWKQYVPEDRIIYGNKKDNFWEMGDQGPCGPCSEIHIDLRSDEERAQVSGRSLVNADHPQVVEIWNNVFMEFNRKADGSLEKLPAKHVDTGMGFERLCMAMQGVTSNYDTDVFTPLIQKVAQITGLKYTSNEVKNISEEQNKINIAIRVIVDHVRAVAFAIADGQLPSNTGAGYVIRRILRRAIRYGFTFLNQKEPFIYQLVAVLADQMGEFFPEIKSQQNLVTQVIREEEASFLRTLEQGLHLLEKVVAETSGKEVKGEKVFELYDTFGFPKDLTALILKEKGYSFNESEFEAELKKQKDRSRAASEVATGDWHILVEGNTEEFVGYDQTENEVKITRYRKVDSKKDGILYQIVLDATPFYPEGGGQVGDRGVLVSANETIEIIDTKKENNLILHFAKQLPENVNTTFQAKVNTELRSLAASNHSATHLLHQALRTILGTHVEQKGSLVSPNYLRFDFSHFAKVTDEELKEVEDFVNARIQEHLPLIERRNIPFAQAVEEGAMALFGEKYGDSVRAIKFGESMELCGGIHVQNTADIWYFKIVSESAVAAGIRRIEAITNKAVKEYFADQEHLLAEIAALLKNPQDVAKSVTSLQDENAKLKKQVEQLLKDKAKNLKGELASQLENINGVDFLAVQVDLDAAGVKDLAYELGNNKNNLFVVLATVNENKPMLTCYVSKELVESKGLNAGQVVRELGKYIQGGGGGQPFFATAGGKNAAGIQEALEKAKEFVK encoded by the coding sequence ATGAAATCAAGAGACATTCGTAAAGCATTTTTAAATTTCTTTGAAAGTAAAGGACACCTGATTGTACCTTCTGCACCTATTGTATTGAAAGACGATCCAACGTTAATGTTCAATAACTCAGGAATGGCGCAGTTCAAGGAGTATTTTTTAGGGAATGGTACGCCGAAAAGTAAGCGTATTGCCGACACTCAAAAATGTTTACGAGTTTCCGGTAAACACAACGATCTGGAAGATGTTGGTTTTGATACCTATCACCACACTATGTTTGAAATGCTAGGAAACTGGTCTTTTGGTGATTATTTTAAGAAAGAAGCTATTGCTTGGGCTTGGGAATTCTTGACCGAAGTTTTAAAAATAGACAAAGATCGTTTGTATGTCTCCGTTTTTGAAGGAAATGAAGCTGAAAATGTTCCTTTTGATCAAGAAGCTTTTGATTTGTGGAAACAATACGTTCCGGAAGACCGAATCATTTACGGAAATAAAAAAGACAATTTTTGGGAAATGGGTGATCAAGGACCGTGCGGACCTTGTTCTGAAATTCATATCGATCTGCGTTCTGATGAAGAAAGAGCACAGGTTTCGGGTAGAAGTTTAGTAAATGCCGATCATCCGCAAGTAGTGGAAATTTGGAACAACGTATTCATGGAATTCAACCGTAAAGCCGATGGTTCTTTAGAAAAATTACCGGCTAAACACGTGGATACCGGAATGGGCTTTGAACGTTTGTGTATGGCTATGCAAGGCGTAACTTCTAATTATGATACGGATGTATTTACGCCGCTTATCCAAAAAGTAGCGCAAATCACAGGCTTGAAATACACTTCTAACGAAGTTAAAAATATCAGTGAAGAGCAAAACAAGATCAATATTGCGATCCGTGTCATTGTAGATCACGTTCGTGCGGTGGCTTTTGCTATTGCTGATGGACAGTTGCCTTCAAACACCGGAGCAGGTTATGTAATTCGTCGTATTTTACGTCGTGCCATTCGTTACGGTTTTACCTTCTTAAATCAAAAAGAACCTTTTATTTACCAATTGGTAGCTGTTCTAGCGGATCAAATGGGCGAATTCTTCCCGGAGATCAAATCGCAACAAAATTTGGTTACCCAAGTAATTCGTGAGGAAGAAGCTTCTTTTTTGAGAACTTTGGAACAGGGGTTACACTTGTTAGAGAAAGTGGTTGCTGAAACTTCAGGTAAAGAAGTAAAAGGTGAAAAAGTATTTGAATTGTATGATACTTTTGGCTTTCCTAAAGATTTAACGGCTCTGATTTTAAAAGAAAAAGGCTATTCGTTTAATGAAAGCGAATTTGAAGCGGAATTAAAAAAACAAAAAGATCGTTCGCGTGCTGCATCTGAAGTGGCAACCGGCGATTGGCATATTTTGGTAGAAGGGAATACGGAAGAATTTGTAGGTTACGACCAGACAGAGAATGAAGTAAAAATTACCCGTTATCGAAAAGTAGATTCTAAAAAAGACGGTATTTTATATCAAATAGTATTGGATGCAACACCATTCTATCCGGAAGGCGGAGGACAAGTAGGAGACAGAGGAGTTTTAGTTTCGGCTAACGAGACCATTGAAATCATCGATACGAAAAAAGAGAATAATTTAATTCTTCATTTTGCGAAACAATTGCCGGAAAACGTAAATACAACATTTCAGGCAAAGGTAAATACAGAATTGAGAAGCTTAGCCGCGAGTAATCACTCAGCAACACACTTGTTGCATCAAGCGTTGCGTACTATTTTAGGAACACATGTAGAGCAAAAAGGGTCATTGGTTTCTCCTAATTATTTGCGTTTCGACTTTTCACATTTTGCTAAAGTAACGGATGAAGAGTTAAAAGAAGTAGAAGATTTTGTAAACGCACGCATTCAGGAGCATTTACCATTAATTGAAAGAAGAAATATTCCGTTTGCACAAGCAGTGGAAGAAGGAGCAATGGCGTTGTTTGGTGAAAAATACGGAGATTCAGTTCGTGCGATCAAGTTCGGAGAAAGTATGGAGCTTTGCGGAGGTATTCACGTGCAAAATACAGCGGATATCTGGTATTTTAAAATTGTATCAGAGAGTGCTGTAGCGGCAGGAATTCGTCGTATTGAAGCCATTACGAATAAAGCAGTAAAAGAATATTTTGCCGATCAGGAACATTTATTAGCGGAAATTGCAGCGCTATTGAAAAATCCGCAGGATGTGGCAAAATCGGTAACTTCTTTACAAGATGAAAATGCAAAACTAAAAAAACAGGTAGAGCAGTTACTAAAAGATAAAGCTAAAAATTTAAAAGGAGAATTAGCCTCTCAGTTAGAAAATATCAATGGCGTTGATTTCTTAGCGGTTCAGGTAGATCTAGATGCTGCCGGTGTTAAAGATCTAGCATACGAATTAGGGAATAACAAAAACAATTTGTTTGTGGTTTTAGCAACTGTAAATGAAAACAAACCGATGCTAACTTGTTATGTTTCTAAAGAATTAGTAGAAAGCAAAGGATTGAATGCGGGGCAAGTCGTTCGCGAATTAGGGAAATATATTCAAGGTGGCGGTGGCGGTCAACCGTTCTTTGCAACAGCCGGAGGAAAAAATGCGGCAGGAATTCAAGAAGCTTTAGAGAAAGCAAAAGAGTTTGTAAAGTAA